The segment TAGCCAGGGCGACTTGTGGCATGTTTTGATTAATTGGTCATTCATGATGGAAGATAGTTCTGGAGCAGCAGTCTCAATACTAAAAATGACTTCTCTAGGAATCTCCCATACCAGTTCATTCGCATGATAATCTTTGTCAGCTCTGATCCCAAGGTCCTGCGAAGCCTGCaaattcagtgatgctgacaCCTTCAATTTTCGCTCCATGACTTTGCAACCACTCGACAAACTGCTGTATCGCTGATGCACGTGGTGTTGTTGGCGTTGTCTTCATCTCTTCGAGGCGCTGAATCTTTTCCataaatcgagaaaatttccAGATAACTTTCCCATAGTCTCGTGGTGTATGTAGGATCGTTGCATACTTGAAATTCAACAAATGGTTAATGAGAATAGCAGTACAATGAGCGTGGAGAGCATTGTCACAAGATCTTAGGGATGAGAAACTTTGCCAAGAGATGTAAAAAACTAATAAACTCAAATTTTCTGGGAGACAAGTTTTCTCCATTGATTCATCTAAATGTCTTCGACCTCTCTCAATGATTGAACTATTAAAAATACTGATAGAGTAAACAATTGGCACTTTAGAATAGTCACATCTGAGTAACCTTTCCCAATGCTGATTAACCTCCCTGCGATTAATTTGCTGAATTGTCTTTGCTGATGAAAGATTACTTCGAAGAGACCGATGGCATTTCTTTCTACCCATTTCAGATACAATGGTTAGACTGATTTGTGGATAGATTTTAAGTAGTTGTGAATGAGGAAGGCAACTTTGGTGCTTGGGTGAGAGATGAGCTTTAGGATGttgaatgaggaaatttttaactttttcagGGCTTTCACAAAGGGGGTGTGTTCAGAACCAGAAAATATGTGATAGGGTTTCGGGAAGGTGACATTTACAGAGTGGAGAGTTGACTATATTTTTGCGGAAGAGGCTGTCGTTGAGGTTGAAATGGTTGGATCTCATTCTAGAGATTGAGGAGATTTGGGGTCTGTCAATACCTAAGGAGTGGAACCAGGGGGGTGGGTGAAAACCTTTGTAGAAGTGTTTAAAGTAGAGGGAGCCTTTACGGATGCTTTGGGTTCTGAGGAGTTTGGCGGTTTTGGCTTTCAGGCTCCTCGAGAAAGATTCTCTGAAGTCAGAGTGGGGGATGCAGGTGTTATGAAAGATGCCGTTGGTAGTGGCCTCTTTGGCGTGACGATCAGCTAATTCATTGCCTGGGATTCCCGCGTGGGAGGGAATCCAGATGAGAGAGATGTGGTATCCATTGAGGGAGAGATTTGAGTAGAGTTTGAGGATTTCATAGACTATGTGAGAGGAAGATTTTTGGTTTGAAAGATGGGATAGGGCTGTCAGAACGCTGAGGGAGTCTGAGAGGATAACGGAGCATTCGATTTTAAGGGAATCAATGGTTTGGAGGGAAGTTAATAAGGCTAGGGCTTTCGCTGTAAAAATCGAGGCATAAGAAGTTATCTTGTGTTTGATGACGGTATCTTTAGAGGGGACAACGACTGCAAAGGCCACATAGGAGCCCTCACGTGTTTTCGACCCATCAGTGTAAATTTGAGTGTGGaggtcaaaattgttcttagatAACTCATCAGACAGGGTGGTAGTTATGTTTTTGGCATTCTTTAAAGAATGGCCAATGGAAGTGTTGATTAGAGGCGGGGAATTGATGAGAGAGAACGGAAATTGGTAAGGGTTAGCTAGGGAGTGGGAGTGAATTCGGTGCTTGTGCTGTAAGAGTTTGGTGTACGAGCGGTAAATGGGGAAATCAGTTTTTATGTTATGGATGTTGGAGTTTTTCCTAGAAAGAATCGAGTGTAGGGAGGCGAGCATGTCGAGAGCAGGATGGAGTGATTGGGAGAAACATTTAGCCATATACCTATTCGAAAGTTGGGAAATGACGTAGATTTAGAGGGGGTTCAGCAGCTTCAGCAAGGATAACGTTCGTGGGGGTAGAATTTCTAAGACCAATAGCAAAACGGAGGGCTTTGTATTGAAGCTTGTTGAGTTTGTCGAAGTGAGAGAAGTTTGAGTACCGAAGAATGTGACTGTCATATTCTATGGAGCTCCGAATTAGACCTCTGTAGAAGGTGATGAGATTATTGGGGTGTGCCCGATACCAGGTTTTTCTGAGGGATTTGATGAGTGAAATAACTTTGGTACATTTACTGGTTAAGGCTGAGATGTGAGGGGAGAAGGAGAACCGGAAATCCAAGGTGACCCCAAGAAATTTGGTGGTTTCTTTGGCTTGAATGAGAGTGTCGTTGATAGAGATGTGGTGGTCGGAAGGGATGAAGTGTTTTTTAGAAAAGATGATTAGGTGAGATTTTTCAGGGGAGATTTCAAGGTTTCTGGCAGATTGATGATTGGCTATGGAATTGGTTGCTTCTTCTACAGATTCCAAACAAGAGGAGAGGTTGGAGTTGCGAGAAAAGATTACGAGGTCGTCGGCGAAGGCGATAGATTCAGCCTGGAACTGGTGAAGTTGGGGTAGGAAAGAAGTATAAATGTTAAATAGGGTAGGGGCCGTTGAGCTCACCTTGTGTCACGAAGTAGAGTTGGCGGAAAGCTAGTAGGAAGTAGACGAAGTCAGCTAATTTTTGGGGTATTCCTATACAGGCTAGGTCATTGTATAAAGTGAGGGGGTTGACGTTGTCAAATGCTCCCTTTATGTCGATGAAGACACATGCAGTGAATTGGTTGGATGCGAAAACTGTAAGGATTTCGGTGCTTAAGATAGAGAGGTTGTCAGCGCAGGATCGGAGTTTTCTGAAACCGAAGTGATTATTGGGCAGAACTTGTTCAGTTTCTAGCCACCACATGAGGCGGTTGGCTATTAATTTTCCGAGAAGTTTCACGGTGCAGGAAGCAAGGGATATGGAACGAAATTTGCCCGGGGTATTTTTGGGGAGAAGGAATACTAACAATTTTGTCCAAGAATCTGGAAATTGGCCGGAGTTAAGGAGGGAGTTGAAGATGTCTAGAAGACAGTTTTTGTAGGAGTTAGGGATTTTTTACAAAAGAAACTAGTCGATTTTATCCAGGCCTGGAAAAGAGGTGTTTTTAGTAGCGGAGAGAGCATGTTTGAGTTCATGTGGGCTGaactctttttgaagaaaggtGTTGCTTTGgaaggggggcggggggggggatgtAGTTGGGCGGGAGTTTGGGACAGAAGTCGAAGATGAAATGCCGCATTTGATCGGCAGATTCATTGTCTTGATGAGGAAAATTTGTGGAGGTGTATGCCTTGCGGTTTTTGAACTACTTGATTTTTTGCCAGACTAGGTTAATGGGGGTGTCTCTACTTAGGGATTCACAAAATGTGGACCagccttttaatttttcttttctgagGGTGAGTTTGGTAAGGGCAGATTGGTTTTTCATCGCAATGTAGTGGTCTAGACAAATGGCTTTTCTGAAAAGGGATGTGTCCTTCCTTCTGAGGGTGACGGCATGTGAGCAGTTTTCGTTCCACCAGGGAGCTGGGGGAGAGGATCTGCGGTTACTTTTGTTGAAGTATTTAGACGAGTCCTTGGGTTTTGGAGACGAGACTTGGATTGCTAACATAATGACGTCAATTAAGGATTCGTATTTGAgttgggggacatggaatttGGAGTATTGTTAATGAGGTTTTCATTAGCTTCACGGTAGTCTTGGAAGGCATCCTAATCTACCTTGGAGTGGTTGATTTTGTAGGAAAAACGTTTGAATTTGTCGGGAGGAACGTTCAGAAGAGTGGCAATGGGGTAGTGGTCGCTACCCATGTGGTCTTTAAGAACATGCCAAGAAGATTGGAGAGCTATATTGGGGGATGATAGAGTGAGGTCAAGGCATGAGGGGGGCGAGTTGGGGGGAGTGATTCGGGTGAGAGAGCCATCGTTCACGGGTAAGAGATTGGAGTTCGCAAGAGCTTCTAGGAGTTCAGAGCCAGGGGGACAGGAATGGGAGCTACCCCAAGCCTCTGAGTGGGAGTTGAAgtccctagctatgatggaaGCGTGGGCATTGGCGGATTTGGAGAAAAGTTGAGACCATTTTGAGGAGTGAACTCTGGCGTGGGGGTTTTTGTAAAGAGAGAAGATAGCTAGGGGTCCATCTTTGGAGGAGATATTAATGCCAATGACGTGGAGGTTTGGGGAGATGAGGTTAAGGTTAGGAATTCGGGTGAAGCGTATAGATTCTTTGATCGCGATGGCAATGCCACCCCCCTGTTGGTTTAGAAGGTCATCTCTGTAGAGATAAAAGCCGCGGAGGGCGGTGTGAGGATGAGAGGGTTTGAGCCAGGTTTCAGAAAGGATAATGACATCATAGTTGAAGGCAATATTTTGGAGGTCACCTAGCTTTGGTCTAAGACTGCGGGCATTCCATTGCAAGATTTTGAGTCCAGGGCAGGCAGAATTAGTTGAGGTTGTAAAGTTCGCCGGGGCGGACAGGGAAGAGGAAGGGAGGTTTGAAGTGGGGGTGGTCTGCGAGAACGGTTGATATAGGTTAGAGATGTGGGCGACTTTGTTGGTGCGGCCAAAACTTTCAACTAAAGCAGCGAGTTTATGGAGGAAGAGATCGAGGAAGCTTCTAATTTGGTCAAGGACCTGAGAAAGGTCGAAAGAGGGTTGATGGGGAGGATATCTCATTTCTGTAGGAGGAGGAAGGTTGGAATAGTTAGCACCATTTGGAGAAATAAGGAGCGATAAGCGATAAAatctgaattaaaattatcaaggAACACTCGTTGTAGCACTGTAATGTATTTCTACTTTTAGTAACTGGTAGCTTCATCTcatccaaagaggatagactaaagtagaggctccGTTCTGGGGATTTGAGTGACGCCAGGCACTCCACGTTACCCACGTGATTTCACCCCAGCGGAAACGGGGCACCACGAGTACACTAAAGCCGacggaattaaaaaaactccCTTCAATCTCACTAAATGATATCAAATTCGTTAGAAATTCCTCAAATTTTCTAATTGATATCGGAtcacaattaaatttaaacaagAGGGAAGTGGTGAACTCAAAAGCCATTATCGATTCTAATATTAAATACGAAGTAATAGGGATCGGCTCAGGTATTCTCACTACTGAAGAACAAATCGTAATTCCAATAGAAGgccttgaaattaaatttcaagtaattaacaataaatttcccATAATACAAGATGGAATTCTCggaattgagtttttggaAGAACAAGAAGCCGCgatatttctcagaaaaaaCTATCCTAACATTCTTAGCTTTGgtgataaagaattttttctcgagaGTAAACCTTTGAAATCAAAGCCTCACGTCTCCCTAGAATTACCACCTCGAACAAAACTATTGGTCAATATTCCGATCGAAAACTTACAAATGCAATCAGGATCTATGCCGAGGATAAACTCCGGGCCGAGAGTCTTTTTAGCCGAAGTTTTAGTAGAACAAAACGTAGGAATAGCAAAATCCTATGTAATCAACTGCACCACTAATCACGCCGCTCTCACTATACCCGCTGCAAAATTAGAAAACTTTGAGACTGCACCACCTGCCTCAAAagacactcacgtgtgatatacaCATGTGATACAGTCCAAAAATACTGCCAACAGAATTTCCAAATTGGTAAAATCACTAGAATTGTCAAATCTagatgaggaggaaaaaacaaGTGTCCTCAAAGTTAACTTTCAATTTCGTTATCAGTTCTACTTGCCAGGTGAGAAATTAGGCTCGAGAAACTATGCAAAACATACATTGTTCACCACTGATGAAATCCCGGTCAATACAAAACCATTCCGCTTCCTCTCTATGCATAGAGAGGAAATCAGGAAACAAGTAGATAGCTTATCAGAAAATAATGTCGTATCCCCATCAACATCCCCTTACAATTCACCTGTTTGGGTAGTTCCCAAGAAAGCCAATGCTTTCGGTAAACCACGATGGCGAATGCTCATTGACTATAGAGCACTAAAGGAGAAAACAATTAGTGATGCGTACCCCCTTTCCAACATCACAGATATTCTAGATCAATTAGGCTCagcaaaatatttcagtaCACTAGACTTGGCCTCGGGATTTCATCAAATCCCTATGGATGTCAAATCGCGGCATAAAACGGCTTTCTCAACCCCCTTTGGATTCttcgaatttaataaaatgccTTTTGGACTCAAAACCGCTCCAGCTACATTCCAGTGCATGATGGACATGGTGCTATGAGGGCTTCAAGAAATTGAGCTTTTTGTCTACATGGACGATATCGTTGTCTATGCGACTTCCTTGGAAGAACACGCTCGTAAATTGAAATCGCTAATGGCATGTCTTCGAGACGCAGGTTTAACTCTTCAACCTGAAAAATGCCATTTCCTTCgaaaagaattaatttactTAGGTCATCAAATCACAGACCAAGGTGTAAAACCTGAtccgggaaaaataaaagctattaaaaatttccccaTCCCCAAAACTAGGAAAAACATAAAACAATTGCTTGGCCTCGTCGGTTATTACAGGCGTTTCAGTAAAGATATGGCTCGAATCGCCAAACCACTCACCCGCctgttgaaaaaacaaaacgcTTTTGTCTGGGATAATTCAGCAAAAGatgtttttcaaaaactaTGCGACATCCTTTGCTCTGTACCCCTACTTCAATACCCGAAATTCACAGAACCATTTCTCGTTACAACTGATGTCTCAAATTACACGATAGGGGCTGTACTCAGTCAAGGTCCTGTAGGTAAAGACCTTCCAATTGCCTACGCGTCCAGGACTTTGAGTGAGACGGAAACGAGGTACTCTACCACTGAAAAGGAGCTTTTGGCTATCATTTTCGCAGTAGAACATTTTCCACCCTATCTATATGGCCACCAATTTACCCTTATCACGGACCATCGCCCACTGGTTTGGCTCCACAACACCAAGGACCCTACATCTAAATTAATGCGCTGGAAAATTCGCTTGAATGAATACGACCATACCACCATTTACAAgcctggaaaaataaattccaatgcCGATGCCCTGTCCCGCAACCCTCTTGACAAATATACCTTACCTGAAACCCACACCTATTGGACGGAAAATGTAGAGTCTGAAACCTCTTATCCCAGGGATTTGAAAGGGATGCTCACCTGCGCAGGTGAGTCACCCCTTCCAAAACTCAATGAGGATGAGCTTTCAAGTGGAGAACAGGACTttcataatattgaaaaatcagtcgGTACTTTATTCCTGGTGCGCGGGATCATTGTACCTAGTTGTAATGAGATCGTGGACAAACCCTTGAAAACACATAATATAAAATCACTCATCCTTCATATCGACAATGACGACGACAGCCAATCAgcagggaaaaaatgaagaagataCATCGACTTCACTCCAGCGAGATCGCTCTGTTCCATCCTCCTGTTCGCTAACGGTGAATTCCTCCGGGTCACCGCTTCAGGAACTGGGCAGGGGAGTGAAACGTGGAGCCACTGAACGATTCGACCTGCGAGCCGTGGAAACATGCTCCAAGAAGTGGGCTCCGGACTCAGGCGGGTGTTCAGCCTCCACCGACGCAGGAAATCACCAAGAACATCCTGACAAACCTCATCAACCTACCTTGAACCCGATCTCTATTAATAGTATCAATCTAGAGTCAATTCAAAAGGACAAACCACCCGAGGGACAGACCCCTCGGCCTCGGCCTTTTTTGTTCAAGAAAAGAACAAAATGGCGAAACTATCAAAAACATGACAATTCAACGatgtatttatcaataaattattatacacaAAATAATATCTTGCCATTATTGTCTTGCCCATAATTATCGTGAATGACTCCGAGAAACAACATCGCTGTTTGAACGATGCTGTAATGGCGCGGCCTACCGTTAAGTCGTGTAGCGCCACCTCGATGGCTTCATTAGCGGGGACAGTAGTTTGGCTGAGTGTCAGGGGGCtgctcgggggtgaaatcgtgtcggtaacgtggagaaactggcgtcagttaaacccccagaactgagccactactttggtctatcctctttgcaaGAGATCTCCTAGAATTTTTGGCACCTCAGCGTGTTCCGCCATATTGCATTCGTCTTCCTCCAGTATGATCCAATGTAGATCATCATTGGATCAATTAACCTATTGAATTACTTATTTATCGtgaataatgaattgaaaaaaaagcataCAAAGccaactggaaaattttcctttatGTTAAATTTCAGTATTTGTTGAATCTTCAGTTTTAAATGTAATAATTCATCGACTGAATTTGAAGAAACCGTTTGGAAATAATAAGcataaaaatcaacgaaatagCCATCACAATTGTTACATTtattcccttaaaaaaaaaacgacgaaATGAAATTGCTATTTACATTCGTACGGTGCTTAGCGTTTACaatattgaatagaaaaacaaaatattgtatTGATTTAGTACTTTTGTAAGATGACAAAGGGATTTACGAATGCGTGCTAGTCAtcgttttttcaaatattgtaTTTTAGATCTTGATTAAAAGGTAAGaaagaatttgttaatttcataCTCTAGTTTTATTCTTTCCCGCCTCCATTTTTCTCTAACACTGTGGGGACCCTAGGGTCTGCATGTCGCCATTTTCTCCCCGCCAGGCGTTCACCTAAACCTAACCTAAATCCTAAGTCCTCCACGTGCAGAACATCAATCGTATTGTGTTAGAAgtgttgagtattttttttcattgaaaaatgacaaacAAGTCACTGAAACGGAaaagggaaatggaaaatgtgaAGCAAGGAATACCTAAGGACGAGGGAGAAGTCCTTCCTGCTAAGAGGTCGTCAGATGAGCCACCAGTTAAAAGGGTTGGTTGTTCATGTCATTTCGATGTCATTATTGGAATATTATTCAGAAGAAGAAAAGATtggaattgagtttttttgttcGATCTAAATTCATCTCTTGAGAGATCGATGGaacattcattaataatgCAACAAAAACAACAGACGAGTGTATAGGATTTCTATGTAATCATACAATTTATTGTAGAGCTTATGATGCAAGTGCGTTGTCCTGATATAAAATCCAAACTGTTGACTTTCTTCCATACTCCTGATAGATACAGCAAGAGAAACGGATAATTGTCAATCGTTTATAACTCGACACCAgtggaatgaaaatatcattgaaatgaaaacaaatttttttatttcaaaaactcAAAACTGAGATCTGATGTATTCAAATTCCGTGGTTCATTCAGCAGATAACGCTGAGCGAACTAAGGTCACTCTGTTTCATCCACCTCTTTACTTCCAGGAAAAATGGACGAACCGACAAAGGGTCTTGGTCTTCGCGTCCAGAGGGATAAATCATCGAGACCGTCACTTGATGGAGGATTTGAAGTCACTCATGCCTCATCATCGAACAGAAGCTAAAATGGAAAGGCAGAAGAACCTCCAGGTGGTGAACGAGATTTGCGAAGCCAAAAATTGTAACAAGgcggttttattcgaagggaggaggaAGAGAGATCTCtacatgtggttttcaaatgtcaAAAGTGGTCCCTCTGCCAAATTTTtggttgagaatagtaagttaatctggcaattccatattgtcttttcaaatttatttcctacttctgtcctaatctttgaatttctattttccaatgaggttttgattttttgcttttttttttttcattttctcattttaattcattaactttttgaaacgttcaaatttatttaaactatcaattttcacagtttacacaatgggagaaatgaaagtgacaggcaattgcctaaagggatcacgtccaattctctccttcgatgagaacttttcaaaaaatcctcactacgccctcctgcgaGAGTTGTtcacccagatatttggtgtgcccaaccaccaccccaaaagcaagcccttcttcgaccacatctacacattcagcgtcctggacaacaggatatacTTCAGAAACTAccagatcctgactgaagatggaggattagCAGAAATAGGTCCcagatttattttaaatccagtgaaaatattcgccgggagtttcgggggagaaaccctctgggacaactacttttacatctctccagcgaagtATCGTCAAGCCGtcaataagaaagctggtggaaagtatATAAATAGACTCGAGCAGAAGACGGCACAGAAGGCgcacaagcctgaggtctcgtatgCGTTTAATCCATTGGATGACATATTTAAATGAGAACCATTGGTGAAGGCCCCACTCCGGGGCAATCCCCGGACGCGCCACTCAACGCCATTTTTATGTCCccaaatagtttttttcaatttttgggtgTAGGATTCGTTTGTTGGAGTCTGACAATCACAAACGATAAAAGTAGTCTGACAATCACCGACTAACGACTGTCAAACGACCTGTCTAAATGACATAGTTAATTGTCATTAATGAGTAGCCAACGGCACACAGCGTCACGCATGGCGTCCCGAGGTACTTGTCGACGGTTTCGGTCAACGAGGAATCGACTTAGTAGAAGTTCACGTCAATATTAGTAATGATCCCGGCGGTGGGAGGCGCCACCGTCGATTCTGGCGGCCGGCGGCGACAGAAAGTTTCATATATAGATAGCGGACGGGTGATTTCCTTCTGCattgtaatgaaaattacaatacaaggatgattttatatcaattatttatttttccatacaAATTATAAACATGTTTTACAAATACTGTACATATACTGAATTCTATTATACTTTTAAACCTCTAAATTAATGATATATCATTTTGCTCCATTCTCATTACCTCTCCGtcacttcaattattttcatttactcaTTAAATCAATTACTTTGATCCTCGCTTCGTTTCATTTACGATGATATAATATACaggtagatttttttgttattcacgAATTTTCCGTCAATATTCTGTTTGAATTTAAGTTTCTCCGTTTCATTAAAACTTTTGCTTTTTCATTAATACTTTATGATCAAGCTCAATTCTTTGATATGGCAGTTCCAGGATatgaggaaaaatatgaagtgaatgaaattgaaatttttaaatttttcggtGTATTTAGTTTCAGCCAATTTGTTAATTACTCCAGGGACAACTTCTGCCCAGTTTCCTTTTATCGAAATGGCATTACACTCtcacaaaatatataataaaaaatacactcAGGTaagcctaaaaaaaaaaaaaaaattaacgcaaGTGGTTTACTATCGTTGGATGCTTcttaaaaaaaggaaacacAAATGTATTACTTTCTTTTCCACGTTGAGATAATCAAAAACCAAAGTTTCttatgatagaaaaaaaaggtgaattGGAACTTGAACAATGTTTCATGGTCGTTAAACATCATTATTTACATAGTTTCTTATTCCTTTTCAATAAAGTCTGACTGCACTATTAGATCGTCTCATGTATACAATTCGAgattgtgatttttcaaaatatttctttttctttcgacTCTAAATTACACTTTTATTTGCATCTCTGTccagttttttaattcaatttcgatATCATCAATATAGAGTGAGAGAGTACTATTTTCTATCTTCACAGAAGACatagataaatatatattttcataaacttttttttcttataaatgtaattcacttatttttttaaatcattaccCATTACTGTTAATAATATTCGTCTCGGTGCTCattcacattttcattttcatgtacttctgccatcgattatcgtcgaattacaatgaaagatggaagatgttttttttatcatcaacattttttatactAATTTTTACAATCGTCTAAATACCAGTGAGAactctaaattttttcaatatatttcatatagacaattttttttcaactccagtGACATTTCAACGATTGTAATTtgaactgaaataattttttaatttttcaaatgattaattttttgtataaaaaatagcTGCACTCAATTGAtacgaaaaatataacaataaCTAAGAAGTACAAAAGCTGACAATTTATCATTCTTCAatcgtaatttaattaattatcgatcaaataaaaattgtcctttCTTATTCAGGCGAATGGAAAACAACCATTGAAGACaaataattgcaataattCACTCTATCATCGTCTGGccctgaataaaaaagaatctaTTTTCTGATTAAAGAGAGATCAAAATACATTGCCACTTGTTTCATAAAAGTTAGTTTACAGTAACAATACAATAATTAATCTTAATGTATTCCTAAAAGTATATGTCCTGATAAGGTTTCCACTTCGAACTATCCTTGTGCTTTTCTACCAGGAGAGCAATAGCCAGGGCGACTTGTGGCATGTTTTGATTAATTGGTCATTCATGATGGAAGATAGTTCTGGAGCAGCAGTCTCAATACTAAAAATGACTTCTCTAGGAATCTCCCATACCAGTTCATTCGCATGATAATCTTTGTCAGCTCTGATCCCAAGGTCCTGCGAAGCCTGCaaattcagtgatgctgacaCCTTCAATTTTCGCTCCATGACTTTGCAACCACTCGACAAACTGCTGTATCGCTGATGCACGTGGTGTTGTTGGCGTTGTCTTCATCTCTTCGAGGCGCTGAATCTTTTCCataaatcgagaaaatttccAGATAACTTTCCCATAGTCTCGTGGTGTATGTAGGATCGTTGCATACTTGAA is part of the Diachasmimorpha longicaudata isolate KC_UGA_2023 unplaced genomic scaffold, iyDiaLong2 ctg00000134.1, whole genome shotgun sequence genome and harbors:
- the LOC135171998 gene encoding ribosome biogenesis protein BRX1 homolog, encoding MTNKSLKRKREMENVKQGIPKDEGEVLPAKRSSDEPPVKREKWTNRQRVLVFASRGINHRDRHLMEDLKSLMPHHRTEAKMERQKNLQVVNEICEAKNCNKAVLFEGRRKRDLYMWFSNVKSGPSAKFLVENIYTMGEMKVTGNCLKGSRPILSFDENFSKNPHYALLRELFTQIFGVPNHHPKSKPFFDHIYTFSVLDNRIYFRNYQILTEDGGLAEIGPRFILNPVKIFAGSFGGETLWDNYFYISPAKYRQAVNKKAGGKYINRLEQKTAQKAHKPEVSYAFNPLDDIFK